From Pontibacter actiniarum, a single genomic window includes:
- a CDS encoding T9SS type A sorting domain-containing protein, producing MRIFTRIILVTTLIGSHLASFAGDRLAAGTNPTYKGGTTVWKLMPDKVAQLTLSANNARPNFVEKEDHTCSKIYASAVSQAFHVVEVKQSKSMYANITLAAFAPGSDVKASLPSINAYPNPSRGRTILALNLPGNDNYKIRISNTIGKVLTVQEIGPAEKAEVKLDLTSLPSGVYFYSLLVNDKTVETKRLVLQK from the coding sequence ATGAGAATTTTTACTAGAATTATATTAGTGACCACCCTGATCGGCTCCCACCTGGCGAGCTTTGCCGGCGACCGGCTGGCCGCAGGTACTAACCCGACTTACAAAGGGGGAACCACTGTCTGGAAGCTGATGCCTGACAAGGTGGCGCAGCTGACGCTGTCGGCCAACAACGCCAGGCCGAACTTTGTGGAGAAAGAGGACCACACCTGCTCCAAGATCTATGCTTCGGCGGTGAGCCAGGCGTTTCATGTGGTGGAGGTGAAGCAGAGCAAGAGCATGTATGCCAACATTACGCTGGCGGCCTTTGCCCCGGGCAGCGATGTGAAGGCTTCTTTGCCGTCGATCAACGCCTACCCGAACCCGTCGCGCGGGCGCACCATTCTGGCGCTGAACCTGCCGGGCAATGACAACTATAAAATCCGTATCTCCAACACGATAGGCAAAGTGCTGACAGTACAGGAAATCGGCCCGGCCGAGAAAGCCGAGGTGAAGCTGGACCTGACCAGCCTGCCGTCCGGCGTGTACTTTTACAGCCTGCTCGTAAACGATAAAACGGTGGAAACGAAGCGGCTTGTACTGCAGAAATAA
- a CDS encoding KpsF/GutQ family sugar-phosphate isomerase, with amino-acid sequence MNLPNNIALTAKKVLNAEAEAIARLADFIDEEFENCVKAILQLKGRVVVTGIGKSANIAQKIVATLNSTGTPALFMHAADAIHGDLGMIQPDDFVICISKSGNTPEIKVLVPLLKRKGSKLAALVCSTDSYLAQSADFVLNANVEREACPHNLAPTTSTTASLALGDALAVSLLEARGFSSSDFATLHPGGSLGKRLYLKVEDIYTQNEAPSVKEDATLKEIIIEISSKRLGATAVVKKDSEELVGIITDGDLRRMLNKYEAIQAITATDIMTPAPLTVEPDCYAAEAMAIMQDKSITQLIVTKSGKFEGFVHLHDLLKEGLV; translated from the coding sequence TTGAATCTCCCTAATAATATAGCTCTTACCGCAAAAAAAGTACTGAACGCCGAGGCCGAAGCAATCGCCAGACTGGCAGATTTTATCGACGAAGAGTTTGAAAACTGCGTCAAAGCTATCCTGCAGCTGAAGGGGCGCGTAGTGGTGACCGGCATTGGCAAGAGCGCCAACATCGCCCAGAAGATCGTGGCCACGCTCAACTCCACCGGCACGCCGGCCCTGTTTATGCACGCCGCAGACGCCATCCACGGCGACCTGGGCATGATTCAGCCCGACGACTTCGTCATCTGCATATCCAAGAGCGGTAACACCCCTGAAATAAAGGTACTAGTTCCTTTGCTAAAGCGCAAAGGTTCTAAGCTGGCAGCCCTTGTTTGCAGCACCGATTCTTACCTGGCCCAGAGTGCCGACTTTGTACTTAACGCCAATGTGGAGCGCGAGGCCTGCCCGCACAACCTGGCCCCCACCACCAGCACCACGGCCTCGCTGGCCCTGGGCGACGCCCTGGCGGTAAGCCTGCTGGAGGCACGCGGCTTTAGCAGCTCCGACTTCGCGACGCTGCACCCCGGAGGCTCCCTGGGCAAGCGCCTGTACCTGAAGGTGGAGGATATTTATACCCAAAACGAGGCACCTAGCGTAAAGGAAGACGCAACGCTCAAAGAGATCATTATCGAAATCTCCTCGAAGCGCCTGGGGGCCACAGCCGTGGTTAAAAAGGACTCGGAAGAGCTGGTCGGCATCATCACCGACGGTGACCTGCGCCGCATGCTCAACAAGTATGAGGCGATACAGGCGATCACCGCCACTGACATCATGACGCCGGCACCGCTCACCGTTGAGCCCGACTGCTACGCCGCCGAGGCCATGGCCATTATGCAGGATAAAAGTATAACGCAACTCATTGTCACAAAATCAGGTAAATTCGAGGGCTTCGTGCACCTCCACGATTTACTCAAAGAAGGACTCGTATAA
- a CDS encoding DUF2723 domain-containing protein has product MTDYRKINNIAGWVVFLIATAVYVLTLEPTASFWDAGEFIACSYKLLVPHPPGAPFYLLMGRLFSMFASDVTQVAWWVNLLSALCSSGTVLFLFWTITILARKLLVKEGAVPTTGNIILVIGSGAVGALAYTFSDSAWFSAVEAEVYAMSSFFTAIVFWAILRWEAKVGEAHSDKWLILIAYLVGLSIGAHLLNLVTIPALGFIYYFRLYKPSFWGGVIAFAISALIVVAILWGIIPGLPSVAGWFEVLFVNDFGLPFSSGIIVFLVLFIAAIVFGIRYSIKNNIRVLNTALLGLVFVLIGYSSYLMIPIRSSYEPTIDENDPDDILTFVAYLKREQYGDRPLLYGPQYNAQPVAQEEGAPRYVKGKDKYIITGNKVEPVYDSKDKVLLPRIYSDQPGHIEAYKKWVNLREGQVPTFGQNLSFMLNYQLGFMYWRYFLWNFVGRESDVQNAGVLWFGKDDPNAPPRVLESEARNCFYLLPLLVGILGLIYQVRKNERDAFVVGLLFFFTGIAIALYLNQPPVEPRERDYTFAGSFYAFSIWIGLGVLGLADLLGRGLKNTTTRAAVATVACLAVPGIMAAEGWDDHDRSDRYQSVDSAKNLLDSCAPNAILFTNGDNDTFPLWYAQEVEGYRTDVRVAVLSYLNTDWYIDQMKQQSYLSDPWPLTLGEENYRQGTNDFLPYVERPQVTAGIDLDQYIALIKQNHPALQVQYGAGTTLLTMPTHNFFLNVDKEKVKEMGFVAKDYENEIVDRMQWTITKSLLEKKHLVMLDLLATNDWKRPVYFSTTVNSADYIGLSGYFQLEGLAYRVVPVRAGEDGPGLVNKEVMYENMMKKFMFRNFDNPDIFYDDNYYRFSANARDKFATLAVAYLEDGNEARAKELVDYCFEVLPLDTVPYDYYTPQFIPIYAALGEEEKAKELLELMAQGSQKALDYYFAKGALFDQEIQVNMVILQQLIGTAEELGMQDRALQLQQQFMQYLQRMRR; this is encoded by the coding sequence ATGACGGACTATCGGAAGATAAATAATATTGCAGGCTGGGTCGTGTTTCTGATCGCGACAGCCGTTTACGTGCTTACGCTGGAGCCGACGGCCAGCTTCTGGGATGCCGGTGAGTTTATTGCCTGTTCCTACAAGCTACTGGTGCCTCACCCGCCGGGAGCGCCTTTCTACCTGCTGATGGGCAGGCTGTTCTCCATGTTTGCCTCCGATGTTACGCAAGTGGCCTGGTGGGTAAACCTGCTGTCGGCGCTGTGCAGCTCGGGTACCGTGCTCTTCCTGTTCTGGACCATTACCATACTGGCGCGCAAGCTGCTCGTGAAGGAGGGCGCAGTGCCCACCACAGGTAACATTATCCTGGTGATAGGCAGCGGTGCCGTGGGCGCGCTGGCCTATACTTTCTCCGACTCTGCCTGGTTCTCGGCAGTGGAGGCCGAGGTGTACGCCATGTCCTCGTTCTTTACAGCCATCGTGTTCTGGGCCATCCTGCGCTGGGAGGCTAAGGTAGGCGAGGCGCACTCAGATAAGTGGCTGATCCTGATCGCGTACCTGGTGGGCCTTTCTATTGGCGCGCACTTACTGAACCTGGTAACCATTCCGGCACTGGGCTTCATCTATTATTTCCGACTTTACAAGCCTTCTTTCTGGGGCGGCGTGATAGCCTTTGCCATCAGTGCCCTGATTGTGGTAGCCATACTTTGGGGCATTATCCCGGGGCTGCCTTCTGTGGCCGGCTGGTTTGAGGTGCTCTTTGTAAACGACTTTGGCTTACCGTTCAGCTCCGGTATCATCGTGTTCCTGGTGCTGTTTATCGCTGCCATTGTTTTCGGCATCCGCTACTCCATCAAAAACAACATCCGGGTGCTCAACACGGCGCTGCTCGGGCTGGTGTTCGTCTTGATAGGTTATTCTTCCTACCTGATGATCCCGATCCGCTCCTCCTACGAGCCGACAATTGACGAGAACGACCCGGACGACATCCTGACCTTTGTGGCTTACCTGAAGCGTGAGCAGTACGGAGACCGCCCGTTGCTGTACGGCCCGCAGTACAATGCGCAGCCGGTGGCACAGGAAGAGGGCGCCCCGCGCTATGTAAAAGGGAAAGACAAGTACATTATTACCGGCAACAAGGTGGAGCCGGTGTATGACTCTAAAGATAAAGTGCTGCTGCCGCGCATCTACAGCGACCAGCCGGGGCACATAGAGGCCTATAAGAAATGGGTGAACCTGCGCGAGGGCCAGGTGCCGACCTTTGGCCAGAACCTGAGCTTTATGCTGAACTATCAGCTGGGCTTCATGTACTGGCGCTATTTCCTGTGGAACTTCGTGGGCCGTGAGAGCGATGTGCAGAACGCCGGCGTGCTGTGGTTTGGCAAAGACGACCCGAACGCGCCGCCGCGTGTGCTGGAGAGCGAAGCCCGCAACTGCTTCTATCTGCTGCCGCTGCTGGTGGGCATACTTGGCCTGATTTACCAGGTGCGCAAGAATGAGCGCGACGCCTTTGTCGTGGGCCTGCTGTTCTTCTTTACCGGTATCGCTATTGCGCTGTACCTGAACCAGCCACCGGTGGAGCCGCGCGAGCGCGACTATACCTTCGCAGGCTCTTTCTACGCCTTCAGTATCTGGATTGGCCTGGGAGTGCTCGGGCTGGCCGACCTGTTGGGCAGAGGGCTTAAAAACACAACGACCCGTGCTGCCGTGGCGACTGTCGCCTGCTTGGCGGTACCGGGCATTATGGCTGCCGAAGGCTGGGACGACCACGACCGCTCTGACCGCTACCAGTCCGTGGATTCTGCCAAAAACCTGCTGGATTCCTGCGCTCCGAACGCGATCCTGTTTACGAACGGCGATAACGACACCTTCCCGCTCTGGTATGCCCAGGAGGTGGAAGGATACCGTACGGATGTGCGCGTGGCCGTGCTGAGCTACCTGAACACCGACTGGTACATCGACCAGATGAAGCAGCAGTCTTACCTGTCCGATCCGTGGCCGCTGACGCTGGGGGAAGAGAACTACCGCCAGGGCACAAACGACTTCCTGCCGTATGTGGAGCGCCCGCAGGTAACGGCCGGTATCGACCTGGACCAGTACATTGCCCTGATCAAGCAGAACCACCCGGCCCTGCAGGTGCAGTACGGCGCGGGCACTACGCTGCTCACCATGCCAACGCACAACTTCTTCCTCAACGTAGACAAGGAGAAGGTGAAGGAGATGGGCTTTGTGGCCAAGGATTACGAAAACGAGATCGTGGACCGCATGCAGTGGACCATCACCAAATCCCTGCTTGAGAAGAAGCACCTGGTGATGCTGGACCTGCTGGCGACCAACGACTGGAAGCGCCCTGTCTACTTCTCCACCACCGTGAACAGCGCCGACTACATTGGCCTGTCAGGCTACTTCCAGCTGGAGGGCCTGGCTTACCGCGTGGTGCCTGTGAGAGCGGGAGAAGATGGCCCGGGGCTGGTGAACAAAGAGGTGATGTATGAGAACATGATGAAGAAGTTCATGTTCCGCAACTTCGACAACCCGGATATCTTTTACGACGACAACTATTACCGCTTCTCGGCTAACGCCCGCGATAAGTTCGCGACGCTGGCCGTGGCATACCTGGAAGACGGAAACGAAGCGCGCGCCAAGGAGCTGGTGGACTACTGCTTCGAGGTGCTGCCGCTGGACACAGTGCCGTATGATTATTACACGCCGCAGTTTATCCCGATCTATGCCGCCCTGGGCGAGGAGGAGAAGGCCAAGGAGCTGCTGGAGCTAATGGCGCAGGGTTCGCAGAAGGCGCTGGATTACTACTTCGCCAAAGGTGCCCTGTTCGACCAGGAGATACAGGTGAACATGGTGATTCTGCAGCAGCTGATCGGCACAGCCGAAGAGCTGGGCATGCAGGACAGAGCATTGCAGTTGCAACAGCAGTTTATGCAGTATTTACAACGCATGCGCCGCTAA
- a CDS encoding mannose-1-phosphate guanylyltransferase, which produces MDKNTYVVIMAGGIGSRFWPFSRTNYPKQFHDVLGIGESMLQMTAKRFADVCPPENVFVVTNKDYEALVKEQLPQLTDNQVLLEPIGRNTAPCIAYASYKIAQLNPNANLVVTPADHVVLKQDVFTEVIKNAVAAASQDDILITLGITPSRPDTGYGYIQYIDEENAKIKKVKTFTEKPNLELAQMFLDSGDFVWNSGIFIWSVKSILNAFQQHLSEITEIFDEGTGVMNTPQEQNFITKAYSHCRNVSIDYGIMEKVDNVYVLLADIGWSDLGTWNSLYTINEKDENGNVVDGEVMLYDTKDCIIKTPKERLVVLQGLEDYIVAEYDNVLMICKKTEEQKVKEFMADAKSRKGVDYI; this is translated from the coding sequence ATGGATAAAAACACCTACGTGGTTATTATGGCCGGCGGCATCGGAAGCCGCTTCTGGCCATTCAGCCGTACGAATTACCCCAAGCAGTTCCACGATGTGTTAGGAATCGGCGAAAGCATGCTGCAGATGACTGCCAAGCGCTTCGCGGACGTTTGCCCCCCTGAGAACGTGTTTGTGGTAACCAACAAGGATTATGAGGCCCTGGTAAAGGAGCAGCTGCCGCAGCTGACTGATAACCAGGTGCTGCTGGAGCCAATCGGCCGCAACACCGCCCCCTGCATCGCCTACGCCTCCTATAAAATCGCGCAGCTGAACCCGAACGCCAACCTGGTGGTAACACCGGCAGACCACGTAGTGCTGAAGCAGGATGTGTTTACCGAGGTGATTAAAAACGCCGTGGCCGCCGCCTCTCAGGACGACATCCTGATTACGCTGGGCATCACCCCAAGCCGCCCTGACACGGGCTATGGCTATATCCAGTACATCGATGAGGAGAACGCGAAGATCAAAAAGGTAAAGACCTTTACCGAAAAGCCGAACCTGGAGCTGGCGCAGATGTTCCTGGACAGCGGTGACTTTGTATGGAACTCCGGTATCTTTATCTGGAGCGTGAAGAGCATATTAAACGCATTCCAGCAGCACCTTTCTGAGATAACCGAAATTTTTGATGAGGGCACGGGCGTTATGAACACGCCGCAGGAACAGAACTTCATCACCAAGGCTTACTCCCATTGCCGCAACGTGTCCATCGACTACGGCATTATGGAGAAGGTGGACAACGTGTATGTTTTGCTGGCGGATATTGGCTGGTCTGACCTGGGCACCTGGAACTCGCTCTACACCATAAATGAGAAAGACGAGAACGGCAACGTGGTGGACGGCGAGGTAATGCTCTACGACACCAAAGACTGCATCATTAAAACCCCGAAAGAGCGCCTGGTCGTACTACAGGGGCTGGAAGACTACATTGTGGCAGAGTACGACAACGTGCTGATGATCTGCAAGAAAACAGAGGAGCAAAAGGTAAAGGAGTTTATGGCCGACGCCAAGTCCAGGAAAGGCGTGGACTACATTTAA
- the rlmB gene encoding 23S rRNA (guanosine(2251)-2'-O)-methyltransferase RlmB, whose protein sequence is MESRKDKFVGNRHGGPRTPKEDKSEMIFGSRPILEAFAAGKELEKVFLLRGSRNSTTDEIVAQAKRFEVPVVMVPVEKLDRLTRKNHQGAVAFISPITYQPLNEIITSLFEQGKNPLVLILDRVTDVRNFGSIARNAECMGVDAIVIPSRGGAQINADAMKTSAGALNIVPVCREPNLKDTLEYLKEYGFQVVACTEKTEHQLSDYAVDMVGPTAIIMGSEEDGISPEYLKRADVKLRIPLMGQIGSLNVSVATGIILYEAMIQRLRDGGYASLNKLEPM, encoded by the coding sequence ATGGAGAGCAGGAAAGACAAATTTGTAGGCAACCGCCACGGTGGCCCCAGAACACCCAAAGAAGATAAAAGCGAGATGATTTTTGGCTCGCGCCCAATACTGGAGGCGTTTGCGGCCGGAAAAGAGCTGGAGAAGGTTTTCCTGCTGCGCGGTTCCCGCAACTCCACCACGGATGAGATTGTAGCCCAGGCCAAGCGCTTTGAAGTACCGGTGGTGATGGTGCCGGTGGAGAAGCTGGACCGCCTCACTCGCAAAAACCACCAGGGAGCGGTGGCCTTTATTTCGCCTATTACTTACCAGCCTCTCAACGAAATTATCACGTCGCTGTTTGAGCAGGGCAAAAACCCACTCGTGTTGATACTTGACCGCGTAACGGACGTGCGCAACTTCGGTTCGATTGCCCGGAACGCCGAGTGCATGGGCGTGGATGCCATCGTGATCCCAAGCCGCGGCGGGGCGCAAATCAACGCGGATGCCATGAAAACCTCTGCCGGTGCGCTGAACATTGTGCCGGTGTGCCGTGAGCCAAACCTGAAAGATACCCTGGAGTACCTGAAAGAGTACGGCTTCCAGGTGGTGGCCTGTACCGAGAAAACAGAGCACCAGCTGTCAGACTATGCCGTGGACATGGTTGGCCCTACGGCCATTATCATGGGTAGCGAAGAGGATGGTATCTCGCCGGAGTACCTGAAGCGTGCCGATGTGAAGCTGCGTATCCCGCTGATGGGCCAGATCGGCTCCCTCAACGTATCCGTGGCAACAGGCATCATCCTGTACGAAGCCATGATTCAGCGTCTGAGGGACGGAGGCTACGCCAGCCTGAACAAGCTGGAGCCGATGTAG
- a CDS encoding GWxTD domain-containing protein: MRYLYLLLCLVMCVLSGCGGYRGTNRLEPVRVQQEVPDISMEHSYYAKNDSLFLLFKFEDVQQVLDILQSTSSYEYAVRAGLSERDAALLQDSIDMPDRKITDVEGQLHLQMGLPARVVQEPNVLHLQVWQVLSGQERMGVRFKVPLRQEMMQKDFRLVHAKSGKPLFQNFITTSDKLLARQYGNGDSLLRVERFELDFRPAPPPMSMQKPPVPRTISAVSSRTVGPSDTLRFTEEGLYLFKPGSASSQGVLALSGNYPQITKAEELIPPLIYLTTSQEREALLQADDPKAAVDNFWLQVGGSERRGRELIRTYYSRVEMANKLFTAHKAGWATDRGMIYLIYGRPSSVSEVGPNITWVYRESETAPYIKFVFTKKENNFTENYYELIRRREYEDSWYSTVAKWRAGKTNL, encoded by the coding sequence ATGAGGTATTTATACTTGCTGCTTTGTCTGGTGATGTGTGTGCTATCAGGCTGCGGGGGCTACCGTGGCACGAACAGACTGGAGCCCGTCCGGGTGCAGCAGGAAGTCCCTGACATTTCGATGGAGCACAGCTACTACGCGAAGAACGACAGCCTCTTTCTGCTCTTTAAATTCGAGGATGTGCAGCAGGTGCTGGATATCCTGCAGTCCACCTCCTCCTACGAGTACGCTGTCAGGGCCGGCCTGTCGGAAAGGGATGCCGCCTTGCTTCAGGACTCCATCGACATGCCCGACCGGAAGATAACGGATGTAGAGGGGCAGCTGCACCTGCAAATGGGCCTCCCGGCGCGCGTTGTGCAGGAGCCGAACGTGCTGCACCTGCAGGTCTGGCAGGTGCTGTCCGGGCAGGAGCGGATGGGCGTGAGGTTTAAGGTGCCGCTGCGGCAGGAGATGATGCAGAAGGACTTCCGGCTGGTGCATGCCAAGTCGGGCAAGCCGCTGTTTCAGAACTTTATCACCACCTCGGACAAGCTGCTGGCGCGCCAGTACGGCAACGGCGACAGCCTGCTGCGGGTAGAGCGCTTCGAACTGGACTTCAGGCCTGCGCCGCCGCCCATGAGCATGCAGAAGCCGCCTGTGCCGCGCACCATTTCGGCCGTTAGCTCCCGTACCGTTGGCCCGTCCGATACACTGCGCTTTACGGAGGAGGGGCTGTACCTCTTTAAGCCCGGCTCCGCCTCCTCGCAGGGGGTGCTGGCACTGTCGGGCAACTACCCGCAGATAACGAAGGCGGAGGAGCTGATCCCGCCCTTGATCTACCTGACGACGTCCCAGGAGCGGGAGGCCTTGCTGCAGGCCGACGACCCCAAGGCGGCCGTGGACAATTTCTGGCTGCAGGTGGGGGGTAGCGAGAGGCGGGGCCGGGAGTTGATCCGGACATACTACAGCCGGGTGGAGATGGCGAATAAGCTCTTTACGGCGCACAAGGCAGGCTGGGCCACCGACCGCGGCATGATATATCTCATCTACGGCAGGCCCAGCAGCGTGAGCGAAGTGGGGCCGAATATCACCTGGGTTTACCGCGAGTCTGAAACGGCGCCGTACATCAAGTTCGTTTTTACAAAAAAAGAGAATAACTTTACCGAAAATTATTATGAGCTGATACGGCGCCGCGAGTACGAGGACAGCTGGTACAGCACAGTTGCAAAATGGAGAGCAGGAAAGACAAATTTGTAG
- the recQ gene encoding DNA helicase RecQ, which produces MSIQQEVNLKNKLKEVFGYNQFRGNQELIINNIINGKNTFVIMPTGAGKSLCYQLPALSLPGTAIVISPLIALMKNQVDQLNAFGVNAHFLNSTLSKSETNKVKKETLAGEVKLLYVAPESLTKEETVEFLHASNISFVAIDEAHCISEWGHDFRPEYRRIRGIIDQIGNLPIIALTATATPKVQLDIQRNLQMDEASVFKSSFNRTNLYYEVRPKHNTKKQLIQYVKKHKGKSGIVYCLSRKKVEEIAELLRVNDIKALPYHAGLDASVRMANQDAFLNEDADVIVATIAFGMGIDKPDVRFVIHYDTPKSIEGYYQETGRAGRDGMEGNCMMYYSYDDIIKLEKFNKDKPVTERDNSKLLLQEMAAYADSAVCRRKQLLHYFGETFEKDCGFCDNCLHPKERFEAQQEVQLALKAVQQTGQRFSIDHITHVLTGLRNQYVTSYDHDKLEVFGAGKEHDAQFWSSVLRQILLSEFLEKDIDSFGVIKLTKKGEDFIQNPHPIQLTKDHNYEQEVKEDEENEQSQASAGHDEVLFDMLKNLRKKLAKEKNLPPYVLFQDPSLKEMATVYPTTRDELAHIAGVGMGKVQKFGKPFLDMISKYVEENDIVTAADVVVKSTVNKSKIKIYIIQQIDKKVDLEEIAASKDLTMQELIEEIEHICYSGTKLNLNYYINNVLDEERQEEIYDYFMNASTDNIALAVKELGTDDYSEEDLRLMRIKFLSEYAN; this is translated from the coding sequence ATGTCTATTCAACAAGAGGTAAATCTCAAGAACAAATTAAAAGAAGTTTTTGGGTATAATCAATTCAGAGGGAATCAGGAGCTGATAATAAATAATATTATTAACGGCAAGAACACCTTTGTGATTATGCCTACGGGCGCGGGCAAGTCGTTGTGTTACCAGCTTCCTGCTCTTTCTTTACCGGGCACAGCCATCGTTATTTCGCCGCTGATTGCCCTGATGAAAAACCAGGTGGACCAGCTGAACGCCTTTGGCGTAAACGCCCACTTTCTAAACTCAACGCTTTCTAAATCAGAAACAAATAAAGTAAAGAAGGAGACCCTGGCAGGGGAGGTAAAGCTGCTGTACGTGGCGCCGGAGTCGCTTACGAAAGAGGAGACCGTGGAGTTCCTGCACGCCTCCAACATTTCCTTCGTTGCCATTGATGAGGCGCACTGCATCTCGGAGTGGGGGCATGATTTCCGCCCGGAGTACCGCCGCATCCGTGGGATCATCGACCAGATCGGCAACCTGCCTATTATTGCCCTGACCGCCACTGCCACGCCAAAGGTGCAGCTGGATATCCAGCGAAACCTGCAGATGGATGAGGCCTCTGTATTTAAATCGTCCTTTAACCGCACCAACCTGTACTATGAGGTGCGGCCGAAGCATAACACCAAAAAGCAGCTGATTCAGTATGTGAAGAAGCACAAGGGCAAAAGCGGTATCGTGTACTGCCTGAGCCGCAAAAAGGTGGAGGAAATTGCGGAGCTGCTCCGCGTGAACGACATCAAGGCCCTGCCGTACCACGCCGGCCTGGATGCCAGCGTGCGCATGGCCAACCAGGATGCCTTCCTGAACGAGGACGCCGACGTGATTGTGGCCACGATTGCCTTCGGTATGGGGATTGACAAGCCGGATGTGCGCTTTGTGATCCACTACGACACGCCGAAGTCGATTGAAGGCTACTACCAGGAAACGGGCCGTGCCGGGCGCGACGGCATGGAAGGCAACTGCATGATGTACTACAGCTATGATGACATCATTAAGCTGGAGAAATTTAACAAAGACAAGCCGGTAACGGAGCGCGACAACTCCAAGCTGCTGCTGCAGGAAATGGCCGCCTACGCCGACTCGGCCGTGTGCCGCCGCAAGCAGCTGCTGCATTACTTCGGGGAGACCTTTGAGAAAGACTGCGGTTTCTGCGACAACTGCCTGCACCCGAAAGAGCGCTTTGAGGCGCAGCAGGAGGTGCAGCTGGCGCTGAAGGCAGTGCAGCAAACCGGCCAGCGCTTCAGCATAGACCATATTACGCATGTGCTGACAGGCCTGCGCAACCAGTACGTAACCAGCTACGACCACGATAAGCTGGAAGTGTTCGGGGCCGGGAAGGAGCACGACGCCCAGTTCTGGAGCTCCGTGCTGCGCCAGATCCTGCTCTCGGAGTTCCTGGAGAAGGACATTGACAGCTTTGGCGTGATTAAACTGACGAAGAAGGGCGAGGACTTTATTCAGAACCCGCACCCGATCCAGCTCACCAAAGACCATAACTACGAACAGGAAGTGAAGGAGGACGAGGAGAACGAGCAGTCGCAGGCTTCAGCGGGCCACGACGAGGTGCTGTTCGATATGCTGAAAAACCTGCGCAAAAAGCTGGCTAAGGAGAAGAACCTGCCGCCGTACGTGCTGTTCCAGGACCCGTCGCTGAAAGAGATGGCCACCGTGTACCCCACCACCCGCGATGAGCTGGCGCATATTGCCGGCGTGGGCATGGGCAAGGTGCAGAAGTTCGGTAAGCCGTTCCTGGACATGATCAGCAAGTATGTGGAGGAGAACGACATCGTGACGGCTGCCGACGTGGTGGTGAAGTCCACCGTTAACAAGTCGAAGATCAAGATCTACATCATCCAGCAGATCGACAAGAAGGTGGACCTGGAGGAGATTGCCGCTTCCAAGGACCTGACGATGCAGGAGCTGATCGAGGAGATTGAGCACATCTGCTACTCCGGCACAAAGCTGAACCTGAACTACTACATTAACAATGTACTGGATGAGGAGCGCCAGGAGGAGATCTACGACTACTTCATGAACGCCAGCACGGACAATATTGCCCTTGCCGTGAAAGAGCTGGGCACCGACGACTACTCAGAGGAGGACCTGCGCCTGATGCGCATCAAGTTCCTGTCAGAGTACGCCAACTAA